The following coding sequences lie in one Corynebacterium humireducens NBRC 106098 = DSM 45392 genomic window:
- a CDS encoding NUDIX domain-containing protein: protein MIGDGNGWAAGPGARVWGRFGAAGLMLLAAEGREGDPLVLMQHRALWTNNGGTWALPGGARDSHETVVEAAVRETVEECSLEPSLIEVLHEQVTAGPFPADPAQPELAGGWTYTTVIARTTTGGPLRTFPNEESVELRWVRLSELSDLPLMPAFAESLPELVQAIRRLSV, encoded by the coding sequence ATGATCGGAGACGGAAACGGCTGGGCGGCAGGTCCCGGCGCCAGGGTGTGGGGTCGTTTCGGGGCGGCCGGGCTGATGCTCCTGGCGGCGGAGGGCCGGGAGGGGGATCCGCTGGTGCTCATGCAGCACCGGGCACTGTGGACGAACAACGGCGGCACGTGGGCCCTGCCTGGTGGGGCGCGGGACTCCCACGAGACCGTGGTGGAGGCTGCGGTCCGGGAGACGGTCGAGGAGTGCTCCCTCGAGCCCTCCCTCATCGAGGTGCTCCACGAGCAGGTGACGGCCGGCCCCTTCCCCGCGGACCCGGCGCAGCCGGAACTGGCGGGAGGCTGGACCTACACCACCGTCATCGCCCGCACGACGACCGGCGGCCCGCTGAGGACGTTCCCCAACGAGGAGTCGGTGGAGTTGCGCTGGGTGCGGCTCTCAGAACTTTCTGATCTTCCTCTCATGCCCGCGTTCGCTGAGTCACTCCCGGAACTTGTTCAGGCAATTCGCAGGCTGTCCGTCTGA